A section of the Pseudomonas sp. FP453 genome encodes:
- a CDS encoding ATP-binding protein, translating to MQFLSNPHGCEGWAGEMAERIRAFDWSATDLGPIDRWSTSLACNVQMLLASPVPMVMLWGRLGYMIYNDSYSRFAGGRHPYLLGTPVELGWPEVADFNRHVVDTCLAGGTLSFNNKDLVLLRNGQPETVWLDLYYSPVAGDQQQPAGVLAIVVETTEHVHSERLRQELTHNLEQRVADEVQARSAAEEQLRQSQKLEAIGGLTGGVAHDFNNLLQVIAGNLHLLARHEPDNVQVQRRVAAAIAAVERGAKLSAQLLAFARRQPLSPAVYNPQRIYAGLGELLQRALGETIHIDVQMPQDAWFINVDRNQLENALLNLAINARDAMKGEGVIRITGENIILNPADCAGKSIKPGEYVRLAVTDTGVGMSPVTLKRAFEPFFTTKREGHGTGLGLSMVFGFVRQSGGHVEMWSEEGKGTVVQMYFPHSLEPESLDVHIDQVLPAGGQETILVVEDNEGVRLTVVELLQQSGYTVLTAEDGDRAMQALQGGLLPDLIFTDVVMPGRVKSTDLADWARAQSPPVGVLFTSGHTRDILSSNHLLSPDIHLLSKPYSPEALTQRVRSVLTAR from the coding sequence ATGCAGTTTTTATCCAACCCCCACGGCTGCGAAGGCTGGGCCGGTGAAATGGCCGAGCGCATTCGCGCGTTCGACTGGTCGGCCACCGACCTGGGGCCGATTGACCGCTGGTCCACCAGCCTGGCCTGCAACGTGCAGATGTTGCTGGCGTCCCCCGTGCCCATGGTGATGCTGTGGGGGCGGCTGGGCTACATGATCTACAACGACAGTTATTCGCGCTTTGCCGGCGGCCGCCACCCGTACCTGCTGGGCACGCCGGTGGAGCTGGGCTGGCCGGAAGTCGCCGACTTCAACCGGCATGTGGTGGACACCTGCCTGGCGGGCGGCACCTTGTCGTTCAACAACAAGGACCTGGTATTGCTGCGCAACGGCCAGCCGGAAACCGTGTGGCTGGACCTCTACTACAGCCCGGTCGCCGGCGATCAACAGCAGCCGGCCGGGGTGTTGGCGATTGTGGTCGAAACCACCGAACACGTGCATTCCGAGCGCCTGCGCCAGGAACTCACCCATAATCTTGAACAGCGCGTGGCCGACGAAGTGCAGGCGCGCTCCGCCGCCGAGGAGCAGTTGCGCCAGTCGCAGAAACTGGAAGCCATCGGCGGTCTCACCGGCGGCGTGGCCCACGACTTCAATAACCTGCTGCAAGTGATCGCCGGCAACCTGCACCTGCTGGCGCGCCACGAGCCGGACAACGTACAGGTGCAGCGCCGCGTGGCGGCGGCGATTGCGGCGGTGGAGCGCGGGGCCAAGCTGTCGGCGCAACTGCTCGCGTTTGCCCGGCGCCAACCGTTGTCGCCCGCGGTGTACAACCCGCAGCGCATCTATGCGGGCTTGGGGGAGTTGCTGCAGCGGGCGCTGGGGGAAACCATCCATATCGACGTACAGATGCCCCAGGATGCCTGGTTTATCAATGTCGATCGCAACCAACTGGAAAATGCGCTGCTCAACCTGGCAATCAACGCCCGCGACGCGATGAAAGGCGAGGGCGTGATCCGCATCACCGGGGAAAACATCATCCTCAACCCCGCCGATTGTGCAGGTAAAAGCATCAAGCCTGGCGAGTACGTACGCCTGGCGGTCACCGATACGGGGGTTGGCATGTCGCCGGTCACCCTCAAGCGTGCGTTCGAGCCGTTCTTCACCACCAAGCGCGAGGGCCACGGCACCGGCCTCGGCCTGAGCATGGTGTTTGGCTTTGTGCGCCAAAGCGGCGGGCATGTGGAGATGTGGAGCGAGGAGGGCAAGGGCACGGTGGTGCAGATGTATTTCCCCCACAGCCTGGAACCGGAAAGCCTCGATGTGCACATCGACCAGGTGCTGCCTGCCGGCGGCCAGGAAACCATCCTGGTGGTGGAAGACAATGAAGGCGTGCGCCTGACCGTGGTCGAACTGCTGCAACAATCGGGCTACACCGTGCTCACCGCCGAAGACGGCGACCGCGCCATGCAGGCGTTGCAAGGCGGCTTGCTGCCGGACCTGATTTTTACCGACGTGGTCATGCCAGGCCGCGTCAAAAGCACCGACCTGGCCGACTGGGCCCGTGCACAGAGCCCGCCCGTGGGGGTACTGTTCACCTCGGGCCACACCCGCGACATTCTTTCCAGCAATCATCTGCTGAGCCCCGATATTCATCTGCTGAGCAAACCCTACAGCCCCGAAGCCCTGACGCAACGGGTCCGCAGCGTGCTCACCGCGCGATAA
- the uvrA gene encoding excinuclease ABC subunit UvrA, with product MTSQRNIPQFHGFVRVRGAREHNLRNVDVDIPRDALVVFTGVSGSGKSSLAFSTVYAEAQRRYFESVAPYARRLIDQVGVPDVDSIEGLPPAVALQQQRGTPSARSSVGSVTTLSSLIRMLYSRAGSYPPGQAMLYAEDFSPNLPQGACPQCHGLGRVYEVSEALMVPDPSLTIRQRAVASWPLAWQGQNQRDILVTLGYDVDIPWRDLPKKQRDWILFTEETPTVPVYAGFTPQQTRDALKRKLEPSYQGTFSGARRYVLHTFTHSQSALMKKRVSQFMQGSACPLCEGKRLNKAALSVKFAGVDIGELSQLSLTQLAELLRPVAAGEDKMHLSVEKRLAAQRIAQDLLERVSTLTELGLGYLSLERSTPTLSSGELQRLRLATQLGSQLFGVIYVLDEPSAGLHPADGEALFTALERLKAAGNSLFVVEHDLETMRRADWLIDVGPAAGEQGGQVLYSGPPAGLAEVQASQTRSYLFAEQRVAHQARREPSGWLKLQGVTRNNLKALSVDFPLGCFTAVTGISGSGKSSLVSQALLELVGSGLGRVVENDEEPSLEDDAPQTSGGRISAGLEQIRRLVQVDQKPIGRTPRSNLATYTGLFDHVRKLFAATPAAKKRGYDAGQFSFNVAKGRCPNCEGEGFVSVELLFMPSVYAPCPTCHGARYNPETLAIQWQGLSIAQVLGLTVAQAVDVFAEQPSVLRSLQVLRDIGLGYLRLGQPATELSGGEAQRIKLATELQRNARGATLYVLDEPTTGLHPRDVDRLLSQLNHLVDAGHTVVVVEHEMRVVAQSDWVIDIGPGAGDLGGKVVAQGAPHTVAKNKTSRTAPFLARELP from the coding sequence ATGACTTCACAGCGCAACATCCCTCAATTCCACGGTTTCGTGCGGGTGCGCGGCGCCCGTGAGCACAACCTGCGTAACGTCGATGTGGATATTCCACGGGATGCCCTGGTGGTGTTTACCGGGGTGTCGGGTTCGGGCAAGTCGTCCCTGGCGTTTTCCACGGTGTATGCCGAGGCACAGCGGCGGTATTTCGAATCGGTGGCGCCGTATGCGCGGCGGCTGATCGACCAGGTCGGCGTGCCGGATGTGGACAGCATCGAAGGCCTGCCACCCGCCGTGGCCCTGCAACAACAACGCGGCACGCCGAGTGCGCGCTCATCGGTAGGCAGCGTCACCACCTTGTCGAGCCTGATCCGCATGCTCTATTCCCGCGCCGGCAGCTACCCGCCGGGGCAGGCGATGCTGTATGCCGAGGATTTTTCGCCCAACCTGCCCCAGGGCGCGTGCCCGCAATGCCACGGCCTGGGCCGGGTGTATGAGGTGAGCGAGGCACTGATGGTGCCGGACCCTTCGCTGACCATCCGCCAGCGCGCCGTCGCTTCCTGGCCGTTGGCGTGGCAGGGCCAGAACCAGCGGGACATCCTCGTGACCCTGGGTTATGACGTGGACATTCCCTGGCGTGACCTGCCGAAAAAGCAGCGCGACTGGATTCTGTTCACTGAAGAAACCCCGACCGTGCCGGTGTACGCCGGCTTTACCCCGCAGCAAACCCGCGACGCGCTCAAGCGCAAGCTGGAGCCGAGCTACCAGGGCACTTTCAGCGGTGCGCGGCGCTACGTCCTGCATACCTTCACCCATAGCCAAAGCGCGCTGATGAAAAAGCGCGTGTCACAGTTCATGCAGGGCAGCGCCTGCCCGTTGTGCGAGGGCAAGCGGTTGAACAAGGCGGCGCTGTCGGTGAAGTTTGCCGGAGTGGACATTGGCGAGTTGTCGCAGTTGTCGTTGACCCAACTGGCCGAACTGTTGCGACCGGTGGCGGCGGGGGAGGACAAGATGCACCTGTCGGTGGAAAAGCGCCTTGCCGCGCAACGCATCGCCCAGGATCTGCTGGAGCGGGTCAGCACCTTGACCGAGCTGGGCCTGGGTTATTTGTCCCTGGAGCGCAGCACGCCGACGTTGTCGTCCGGCGAACTGCAACGCTTGCGCCTGGCGACGCAATTGGGTTCCCAGCTGTTTGGCGTGATCTATGTGCTGGATGAACCGTCGGCGGGGCTGCATCCGGCCGATGGCGAGGCGTTGTTCACCGCGTTGGAACGGTTGAAAGCAGCGGGCAATTCGTTGTTTGTGGTGGAGCATGACCTGGAAACCATGCGCCGCGCCGACTGGCTGATCGATGTGGGGCCGGCAGCGGGTGAGCAGGGCGGGCAGGTGCTGTACAGCGGCCCGCCGGCCGGTTTGGCGGAGGTGCAGGCATCGCAGACGCGGTCGTATCTGTTTGCCGAGCAGCGCGTGGCGCATCAGGCGCGCCGTGAACCCAGCGGCTGGCTGAAGCTGCAGGGCGTGACGCGTAACAATCTCAAGGCGCTGAGCGTGGATTTCCCCCTGGGCTGCTTTACGGCGGTCACCGGGATTTCTGGCTCGGGCAAGTCCAGCCTGGTCAGCCAGGCGCTGCTGGAGCTGGTAGGCAGCGGCCTGGGTCGCGTGGTCGAAAACGATGAAGAGCCGAGCCTGGAAGACGACGCCCCGCAAACCAGCGGTGGGCGTATCAGCGCCGGCCTGGAGCAGATCCGGCGGCTGGTGCAGGTGGACCAGAAACCCATCGGGCGCACGCCGCGCTCCAACCTCGCGACCTATACCGGGCTGTTCGACCACGTGCGCAAACTGTTTGCTGCGACACCCGCGGCGAAAAAGCGCGGTTACGATGCCGGGCAATTTTCCTTCAACGTCGCCAAGGGCCGCTGCCCGAACTGCGAGGGTGAAGGCTTTGTCAGCGTGGAACTGCTGTTTATGCCCAGCGTCTACGCACCGTGCCCGACCTGCCATGGCGCGCGCTACAACCCCGAGACATTGGCCATCCAATGGCAAGGCTTGAGCATCGCCCAGGTGCTGGGGCTGACGGTGGCGCAGGCCGTCGACGTGTTTGCCGAACAACCCAGCGTGCTGCGCTCGTTGCAGGTGCTGCGCGACATCGGCCTGGGCTACCTGCGCCTCGGCCAGCCGGCCACCGAGCTGTCCGGCGGCGAGGCGCAGCGCATCAAGCTGGCGACGGAGCTGCAACGCAATGCGCGGGGCGCCACGTTGTACGTCCTCGATGAACCGACCACCGGCCTGCATCCCCGGGATGTGGACCGCTTGCTCAGCCAGCTCAACCACCTGGTGGACGCCGGGCACACCGTGGTTGTGGTGGAGCATGAGATGCGTGTGGTGGCGCAGAGTGACTGGGTGATCGACATCGGGCCGGGGGCGGGGGACTTGGGCGGGAAGGTGGTTGCTCAGGGAGCGCCACACACCGTGGCCAAAAACAAAACCAGCCGCACTGCGCCATTTTTGGCCCGAGAGCTACCCTGA